One Streptomyces hundungensis DNA segment encodes these proteins:
- a CDS encoding phosphatidylglycerol lysyltransferase domain-containing protein, translating to MSVRIDGDKNGSVPTRVRKVLGGPRAESVPKLVGTACTIVGLLDVAAGVFDRVRHSRFHTVSEVLPGTFGPFAAAVALSAGILLLLLAHGLKRRKRRAWRAAVVLLPIGAVAQFWYRHSVVGVLISLVLLTLLVRHRSEFNALPDPRSRWKAVANFFLMGASSLGLGLVIVSVHPHRTVGNPSIVDRIQHVMYGLFGFEGPVEYQGKTSWTVGYSLGALGLLTAVTTIYLAFRPEHPAARLTEDDEHKLRDLLAKHGARDSLGHFALRRDKAVVFSPSGKAAVTYRVVSGVMLASGDPIGDVEAWPGAIERFMDEAKAHSWTPAVVGCSETGGEVWTRETGLDALELGDEAVVDVADFSLSGRAMRNVRQMVKRIERNGYETRVRRVRDLSDGELERIRRAAEDWRGTDTERGFSMALGRIGDPNDGDCVIATAHKADEEGAAPGPFGDLKAILHFVPWGKDGMSLEMMRRDRSADPGMNELLIVASLQACEKIGVRQVSLNFAMFRSALARGEKIGAGPVLRLWRGLLVFLSRWFQIESLYKFNAKFQPRWEPRFMVYRAHADLPRIGFAVMQAEGFVNLGLPGPLARLTRAARRDRACAHVPPKEREMRAA from the coding sequence ATGTCTGTCAGGATAGATGGGGACAAAAACGGATCGGTTCCGACTCGTGTACGAAAGGTCCTAGGCGGACCGCGCGCGGAGTCGGTTCCCAAGCTGGTCGGTACGGCCTGCACGATCGTGGGCCTCCTGGACGTCGCGGCCGGAGTCTTCGATCGCGTCCGGCACAGTCGGTTCCACACGGTCAGCGAGGTGCTGCCGGGCACCTTCGGCCCCTTCGCGGCGGCCGTGGCGCTCAGCGCCGGCATCCTCCTGCTGCTCCTCGCCCACGGTCTGAAGCGCCGCAAGCGGCGCGCCTGGCGGGCCGCCGTGGTGCTGCTGCCCATCGGGGCGGTGGCCCAGTTCTGGTACCGGCACTCCGTCGTCGGCGTACTGATCTCATTGGTACTTCTGACGCTGCTCGTCCGCCACCGGAGCGAGTTCAACGCGCTGCCCGACCCGCGCAGCCGCTGGAAGGCGGTCGCGAACTTCTTCCTCATGGGGGCGAGCTCGCTGGGCCTGGGCCTCGTCATCGTGAGCGTCCACCCGCACCGCACCGTCGGCAACCCGAGCATCGTGGACCGCATCCAGCACGTGATGTACGGCCTGTTCGGCTTCGAGGGGCCGGTCGAGTACCAGGGCAAGACCAGCTGGACCGTCGGCTACTCGCTCGGCGCGCTCGGCCTGCTCACCGCCGTCACCACCATCTACCTGGCGTTCCGCCCCGAGCACCCGGCCGCCCGCCTCACCGAGGACGACGAGCACAAGCTCCGCGACCTCCTCGCCAAGCACGGCGCCCGCGACTCGCTCGGCCACTTCGCGCTCCGCCGCGACAAGGCCGTCGTCTTCTCGCCCAGCGGCAAGGCGGCCGTCACCTACCGCGTGGTCTCCGGCGTCATGCTCGCCTCCGGCGACCCCATCGGCGACGTCGAGGCCTGGCCCGGCGCCATCGAACGCTTCATGGACGAGGCCAAGGCGCACTCCTGGACCCCGGCGGTGGTCGGCTGCTCCGAGACCGGCGGCGAGGTCTGGACCCGCGAGACCGGACTCGACGCCCTGGAGCTGGGTGACGAGGCGGTGGTGGACGTCGCGGATTTCTCCCTGTCCGGACGCGCCATGCGGAACGTACGCCAGATGGTCAAGCGCATCGAGCGCAATGGCTACGAAACCCGCGTACGGCGCGTTCGTGACCTCTCCGACGGAGAGCTCGAACGCATCCGCCGGGCCGCCGAGGACTGGCGCGGCACCGACACCGAGCGCGGCTTCTCGATGGCGCTCGGCCGCATCGGCGACCCCAACGACGGCGACTGCGTGATCGCCACCGCCCACAAGGCCGACGAGGAGGGCGCCGCCCCCGGCCCCTTCGGCGACCTCAAGGCCATCCTGCACTTCGTGCCCTGGGGCAAGGACGGAATGTCCCTGGAGATGATGCGCCGCGACCGCTCGGCCGACCCCGGCATGAACGAGCTGCTCATCGTGGCCTCGCTCCAGGCCTGCGAGAAGATCGGCGTACGCCAGGTCTCGCTGAACTTCGCGATGTTCCGCTCGGCGCTGGCACGCGGCGAGAAAATCGGCGCGGGCCCGGTCCTTCGCCTGTGGCGAGGCCTGCTCGTCTTCCTCTCCCGCTGGTTCCAGATCGAATCCCTGTACAAGTTCAACGCGAAGTTCCAGCCGCGCTGGGAGCCGCGCTTCATGGTCTACCGGGCCCACGCCGACCTCCCCCGCATCGGCTTCGCCGTGATGCAGGCGGAGGGCTTCGTGAACCTGGGCCTGCCCGGCCCGCTGGCCCGTCTGACGCGGGCGGCCCGACGGGACCGGGCGTGTGCGCACGTGCCGCCGAAGGAACGCGAGATGCGAGCGGCGTAG
- a CDS encoding MFS transporter: MTTNQRPRGGTGLVLVLGLAAMVVSMMQTLVVPILGIIQNDLGTTTSGVSWVTTATLLSAAVFTPLLGRFGDMHGKKPTLIGVLVVMVAGSVLAATTSSLVLLIVGRVLQGAATAIFPLALSVLREEIPPQKLHGAMALVSGTLAFGSGLALVGAGLLTQGSHPDYHRVFWLAVILAVLALVAVIVVVPASRTKTGGRTDWFGAATLAAFLVLLLLPISQGHEWGWSSGRTIGLFVAAVLMAGVWVLVERKVAAPMVDMRMFAHRPVLFTNLAGLLLGFAMFSQFIGVSYLVQMPDELTGYGFSASVLRASVEYLLPTTLVSLVAAPLGGLLVGRIGARFTLAAGAAFGVLGFAWLTGAHDSTSSVILAGMLIGAAISFGYAAMPALIVASVPHHQTGIANGINSISRSVGSAIASAVITSLLASKVLSGLPKGVPPLPAESQFTLSFALAGIAFVLVVGVALVGLSSDRVRSRVTSSAPAESAESAESAESALERA, encoded by the coding sequence GTGACCACAAACCAACGCCCCCGCGGCGGTACCGGGCTCGTCCTGGTCCTCGGCCTCGCGGCCATGGTCGTCTCGATGATGCAGACCCTGGTCGTGCCGATCCTCGGGATCATCCAGAACGACCTCGGCACCACCACATCGGGCGTCAGCTGGGTCACCACCGCGACCCTGCTCTCGGCGGCCGTCTTCACCCCGCTGCTCGGCCGCTTCGGCGACATGCACGGCAAGAAGCCCACCCTGATCGGGGTGCTCGTGGTCATGGTCGCGGGCTCCGTGCTCGCCGCCACCACCAGCTCGCTCGTCCTGCTCATCGTCGGCCGGGTGCTCCAGGGCGCGGCCACCGCGATCTTCCCGCTGGCGCTGTCCGTCCTGCGCGAGGAGATCCCGCCGCAGAAGCTGCACGGCGCGATGGCGCTGGTCAGCGGCACCCTCGCCTTCGGCAGCGGACTCGCGCTCGTCGGCGCGGGCCTGCTCACGCAGGGCTCGCACCCCGACTACCACCGAGTCTTCTGGCTCGCCGTGATCCTCGCGGTCCTGGCGCTCGTCGCCGTCATCGTGGTCGTGCCCGCCTCCCGTACGAAGACGGGCGGACGCACCGACTGGTTCGGCGCCGCCACCCTGGCCGCCTTCCTCGTCCTGCTCCTGCTGCCCATCTCGCAGGGCCACGAGTGGGGCTGGTCCTCCGGCCGTACGATCGGGCTCTTCGTCGCCGCCGTCCTGATGGCCGGGGTCTGGGTGCTCGTCGAGCGCAAGGTCGCCGCGCCCATGGTCGACATGCGGATGTTCGCGCACCGGCCGGTGCTCTTCACCAACCTCGCCGGGCTGCTCCTCGGCTTCGCGATGTTCTCCCAGTTCATCGGCGTCTCGTACCTGGTGCAGATGCCGGACGAGCTGACCGGCTACGGCTTCTCGGCGTCCGTGCTGCGCGCCTCAGTCGAATACCTGCTGCCGACCACGCTCGTCTCGCTCGTCGCCGCCCCCCTCGGCGGGCTCCTGGTGGGCCGCATCGGAGCGCGCTTCACCCTCGCGGCGGGCGCGGCCTTCGGTGTCCTCGGCTTCGCCTGGCTGACCGGGGCGCACGACTCGACGTCGTCCGTGATCCTCGCGGGCATGTTGATCGGTGCCGCGATCAGTTTCGGGTACGCGGCGATGCCGGCGCTCATCGTGGCGAGCGTCCCGCACCACCAGACGGGGATCGCGAACGGGATCAACTCCATCTCGCGCTCGGTGGGTTCCGCGATCGCCAGTGCCGTGATCACCTCGCTGCTCGCCTCCAAGGTTCTGTCCGGGCTGCCCAAGGGTGTGCCGCCGCTGCCGGCGGAGAGCCAGTTCACGCTGTCGTTCGCGCTGGCGGGGATTGCGTTCGTGCTGGTGGTGGGGGTGGCTCTGGTGGGCCTGTCCTCCGACCGGGTGCGGTCGCGGGTCACGTCTTCCGCCCCGGCGGAGTCGGCGGAGTCGGCGGAGTCGGCGGAGTCGGCCTTGGAGCGGGCCTAG